The nucleotide window GACTACAATCAGGGTTTTTGTAGTAAACCAACTCCTTGCCAGAGGTTATTACATTCTTATTATCAAGTGTTCATTTTCCAGTGGTTCATTCCCTAACACATACAAATACTCCTGAATctttctcatccttaaaaaaagaaactacttgACTCAGCCAACTCCTTGAGTTATTGTTTATACTCTCTGCTCCCTTTGATGAGTTAAATTCCTGAAAAGGATTAAATATACTTGACACTTCCGCTTCATCATTCACTCTATTCCTCTCTTCTTAATCTCACACTTTTTTTCTGATCCCACCTCTCAACCAAAGTATATTCTGCAAGGATGCCAAGGATCTCTGTTTAGATCACAGTTTAGAACTTGAAATCCAGTGCCTTTTTCTTAGTTCCCATTCTACTATTCTACTTGAGCACTCTACTGATTTTAAGACTGttactgctttccttctcctAGATATTCTTTCCTCATTCAGTTTTAGGAGACACTGATCTCCTTTGATTTCTCTCCATGCCTATGTAACTATCTTTTCTTGGGGTCCTTTGAGGATCATCAGCCTGCACTTGGGCCATAGCCCTTAACTCCAAGGTTCTGTTTTGGGCCTCCTATACTTATTCCACTGTTAATCTCATTAATTCTTATGAATTCATTGATCATTTCTAAGCAAATACTTTCAAAATCTAAACACAATCCTTGTTCTACATGTGACATACTCACTTGGTttggtatctcaaactcaacatttccaaatTTGAAGCCCACATTACACTATTTCATTATTATCCTTCCCCTTACCCCCCACCTCTAAGCTCCTCACCCTAGCCTGCCTCTTCTGTCTAAGCCCTATCAGCCATATTGTTTAGAAATTGATGTCTcccttgatttttccctttcttatcaTTTCCAAGTCTTGATTCCATTTGCACAACCTATCTCACATCTAACTTATTCTTTCCACTCATACACTCTCTAACTGACTTCAGGTGCTCATCCATTCTAGTTTGGACTATTGCTGCCAGACTCTTCTCTCACCCATTCCATAGCTGATAAGATGAAGTTCAGAAAACACAAATCTGAACATACATgatagcttttttattttattttattttatttatagtgaTGGCAATTGGGAGTAAACTTACTTTTTGGAAGCCGAAGTCTTCCTTTGTTGAAGGTTTAATGTATATGAAAATACAGCTgccatgagaaagggaaatgacaatCATATGAGAAGAACAGGTAGaaaagcattttttcctttgttgagCAGAAGGAAACCTGAGAATTGTCTGGATAATGTTAGAGTAGGAGAAAATCACTAACCCTAAGGTGGTCATCAGTGTTACTATAGCAAAAAGAGAATCAACCAGCTCTACCAGATCTGTTTCTGAGCAAGAGAGCTTCAGAATTGGAGCAGTATTACAGTAATAATGATTTATTATATTTGATGAACAGAAATCCAGAAGATTTAGCATTATGACTGCTGGTAAAGCAATCAGAAACCCAGCCAGCCAAGAGCACAGAAGTAGAAGGAGGCATACTCTATTGTTCATGATGGTTGTGTAATGCAGGTTTTTTTTGATGGCAACATATCGGTCATAGGATATGGCAGCCAGAAGGTAAAACACTGTGGCCCCCAGAAATATGGCAAAAAAGTACTGAATGAAACAGCCAATAAAGCTGATGGTTTTGACCCCTGTTGCAATACTGTGTAGGAGCCTGGGAGTAAGCACAGTTGTACTGAAAATTTCTAGGATGGAAAAACtcccaaaggaagaaataatgggAGTCTGCAGGTGGGCATCCATAATAGAGAGAGTGATAATGGTCAGGTTGCTGATGACACTGAATACATaggtaagaaagagaaagagaaaaagaacaaccTGGAAATCAGGGACATCAGTGAGACCCAGAAGAATGAAATCTGTCAAAGTGGTGACATTTTTCATTGTGAACTCACCTGAACCTGGAgttgtaaaggaaaaaataaatcagtgGTTAGGATGGGATCTCAAGGCATGCCAGGCATAGAGAACCTTTGGAATCCACTCATgatcattttcattatctattgtGCTTTCCTCCTAAGCTTCTTTTTCATTTAGAGTTTAAGTtgtttttatagtccttttcagGGAATCCCTGTGTCACCCTTTCAACATGGATCATTTGAGGAATCATTCAAGGAAGATCTATAGCCAGAAGAGGATGGATTCATGCTACACTAGGATTGGTTGAATGAAAGTGAAGTTGGAGTTGTTCAATGATAGAACACTTTGGGAAATGTGAACCTATTTTTGAGTATTTGAAAAGATCTCATGTGGAGgagggattagatttttttttgtctagttcttttttttaaaagcctttgagGATAAGCAGATAAGCCAACTGAgaataaattaatagaaaaaggAGTAATGTCCTTTACAATAGTTCAGGCATTTATGAAGAAATATtgcaagacaaagaaaaataattaaaagctgGTATAAAGTATAGAAAGttcctgaatttttaaaaatggaaataaaaattgtGAAAGTTGAATTTATAGGTTGCACAGAAGAAATAATAGACAAAAAAGCTTTGAATCCATGATGTTTCTCATAAAAgggaaaacattggaataaaactaattggaaatacaaataaaaggaaatgaaagacaaatttgaataagaaaagaaaatgtcagtaATATTAACAGAAAGCATGATGGCTatatatacaaaacatacttACCTCAAAGATAGGATGTATAGGGACAACAAAAGAACGTAAGtttctcagaaaaatattatGAAGTCAAAAAATCTCAACATCATAGTgcaagaaataatataagaaaactgcCATAACTTATAAACACTGAAGATAAAGtgacaaaggaaataattatttctaggaacaaaaaacaaaaacaaaaccttactaTAAATTCCAGATCACACAATGGTTAGATTTAGCAGTTCCcttaataaacaaaaaattatgaaGTTGATCAGAAGAAAGACTTTGAAGAAAGATGGACTATCAATAAAAAGAAGCATTCAgattatttttagaagaaaacCAGACCAGAAGAGATCATATGCTTCTCAAATAGCTCAGACAACATAAATATAAGAAGGATAAACAGATATAGCAACCAAAACAACAATAGTTAACAATACAATACAGTAGGGAGgcaatgaatttctttttaactaTTCATGAAGAGACAAGGGTGAAAAACAGACATCTAATCGAAATTATGGCTGTAAGGTGGAGACATCATGGACTAaatttctaaattcctttcctaCCAAAGGTGAATTACATagatatgaataaaaagaaagaaaaaagtattataCACTAAATTAATCCAAAAAGAAGGAACTATAATCACTttatcagacaaagcaaaaaaaaaaagacatgcatataaaaacatataaacaaGGAAGCTGAAAAGAACAAACAAGACAGCAAACCATTATAAAATTAAGTTTACATACCACAAAAGACTTAACATctaaattcattgaggaaacaTTAACTTATATAAGAAGACATAGACTACAACACAACTGTGATTGTTAATTTCAATGTCTCTTTAACAGTTTTTAATAGTTAAAGTAAAAAGATAGataaagggaaaatatgaaaCTGTACAAATTTCTGAAGAAATGAGCTAAAAGACTTGTAGAATCTATGAAAAAATGACTGCTAAAGAATAATGTCAGTATCACATGGAACTTTTTACAAAACTTAATCATGTCTTAGGACATAAAGGTGTTGTAGATAAATTCAAAAGCACAGAAATAGTAGATAATTCTTTTATGGGCTACAATATAAATAGATCATTAGGTCAGAGACcacaaataaaaagataaagaataaaaaagattcaaCAATGAAACCCTAAATAATGAATgtttcaaagaacaaatcacaggaatgctaattatgtgaaataaaataacaataaaataacagACTAAAATTTTGGGATGTAGCTAAAGCAATCCTCAAGGACAAAGAAATGCAAACATgcattaaaaacagaaaattaatgAACTGAATGGCATTTACAAAAATTTGAAAGCCCACAGAGAAACCAAAAGCAAGCATCACATGCAGTGGGGATACACTAGAACTTTTCCCAGTAAATACAATAGCAAAGCAAAGATGCTTACTATATAAATctggaaacaacaacaatatcaataaatgagagaaagaaattaaagtcatAAAGGCATCTAAGAGGGAGTTAAAACTAATATTCATGATAAGATGatagtttacttagaaaatccctGGGGATTAAAGAATTAGTAATTAAGACAATCTGAGCAAAGTTGCAAGCTACAAAAGAACCCTTCCAAAATCAATTGCATTTctatatagtaaaaaaaattcatgtgatagaagtagaaaggaaatcccattccaaataaatacaaaataaataaactatttgGGCATCAATTTATAAAAGCATACAAAGCACTTgtatagattcaattacaaattgatctcaaagaaataaagaacaacttaGATAGCTAAAGGAATATTTAATGCTTATAACTGGATTTTgttgacataataaaaatgacaatgctattGAAGAGAATTTACACTTTTAATGCTAATCTAATCAAATTACCAATGGAATATATAATAGAACTTGAcaatataatcataaaattaatttagaaaaaaattaaaggtgtggaatatcaagggaaataatgaaaagaagtagGGATAAAGGGAAATAGCATTTAAAggcattaaaatatattataaagcagcagtctgGTATTTGCTGGTTAAATAAATAGGGAGGTAGATATAACAGACAAGGGAGAATCAGAAGCAATTGAACTCAACCACTCAGTTTTCAATAAACTAGAAGAAATACATTACTTACGAAAGAGATCCACCGTAactgacaaaaacttctgggaaaactggaaagtattatggaaaaaaaaatcagacttagAACAATCCTTCATACTGATTCTACAATATGTTCTAAATATATATGTCCTTCGTATTAAAGAGCATGctacaaatatatgaaaagagaagcaaatcatATACCTCTCATAGCTATGAGTAGATATTATCAATCAAACAAAGGttagagatatttataaaaattaaaatagaacttTGATTATGTGAAACTGAAAAACTTCTACACAGATAATGCACCTAGGAGAAGAAGGTAAGcagttaaatggaaaaaaatctttatatcaaatttATCTAtaaatgttcagtcatttttcagttgtatcttactctttgtgtccccatttggggttttcttggcagagatactggaatggtttgccattttcttctccagttcattttacagatgaggccccaaggcaaacagattaaatgacttgcccaggattacatatgtaggaagtatctgagactggctttggactcatgaagatgagtcttcttgattccaggtccagcgttttctcatatatatttatatatttgtatatgtacatacatatacatacacactcacaaAATCAATGAACTAAAATACACAGTCCAGTAGAATTAGTATAATAAAATCAGTCCAATAGGTTAAAAATTATGAACAGttctcaaagaattaaaaactattaataaccatatgaaagaacattctaaatcactactaataagagaaatacacaAAACTGCCTTGAAGTTTCATTTCACATTCTgcaaaatggaagagagaagaaaagagaatgttttTGAGGTTGTGGGAAGATGGAAAAATTGGTGCATTGTTGCTATAGCTGTGTATCAGtatagccattttggaaagccaCTTGGAATTATGCGAATAAATTGACTACCAtgtccatactctttgacccagagatgaCATTATCAGGTTTTTACTCCAAGGAGAATATTGGATAAGATAAGAAGAAATTCCCTGCATATATCAACATATTTAGGGATTATtaaaaaatggagacaaaatatataaacatcaattgggaatgattaaataaattatggtacatCAATGTGATAGAACATTTCTGTGCTGTTAGAAATGATGATTATAATGAATACAGAAAAGTATGGACAGATCTACATGGACTGAAATAGAAttaagtaagcagagccaagaaaagaatatacacaatgactacaacaatatatgtGGAGAGAACATctatacatacacaaaaaaatcaaaagtgaatgttgcaaaattataaagaacaagcatAACTTGAAAGAAGTTATATGAGGAGACACCCCTTTGCAAAGGGGGATAAGAGTTACACACTGCAATTAATTTTGGACTCTTTTGGCATATGGATAAGTTTatgctgattttttctttttgtctttaaatataGTATTTGTTACATGGGATGGCTCTTTGGGAAGTGGTAGGAATAGGAATAATGGAGACTATTATGatgtgaaaaaacaaaatatactgattaaaaaacttaaaacaaaGCAAGTTCCTGGACCCCAGGTTAATAACTTTCCTTTAACCCCTAATAgacagaactagaagcaatgtGTAGAATTTATAGAAAAATTGATTTAGGCTAAATTAAGAACAACTATCCTACTGGTCACCAGAATGGAAAAGAAGCCTTTCAAAGGAGATGCTACATCCCCTTTCAGGGAAGACTATTTTGTGAAAATTTGCTAGATGACCACTTTTTGGGCATGATTCTTGTTCATGTTGAGATTGTTGTACTAAGTTGCTTTGAAATTCCTTGCATAATTTTTTGATAAAAATCCTTTGATTCTATCATTTTATAAGTGAcacttctatttgattttttcctgcctattttcttttttatggctCCAAGGTTTACTGATTTCCTTCAACACCTCCTTTCTTGTAGTTGGTTCCATCTCCATATCTGTGTCTCCTTTTCTTTGCCTCATCtttatggagaggggaaggatgtaaatataaacacacacatatttgtatacataGGATATTCACAAAATTTTAGTGaagctttatatttttaaagcttaaaacaaTGCTAAGATTATTGggacattatttatttatttgtttttaataaaacccttacctttcatcttggagtcaatactatgtattgactccaaggcagaagagtggtaagggtaggcaatggggggtcaagtgacttgcccagggtcacacagctaggaaatgtttgaggctagatttgaacctagaacctcccatctctaggcctagctcttaatccactgagccacccagctgccccctaggggaCACTCTCTTTATATGGAAATGGGCACATCTAATTTCCTGTGTTCTATGTATCATAGCCTCTTATTTCTTCACAAAGCAGAACATGAGGAAAGTATTGGGGAATACCCAGCAATCTTTCCTCTCTATCCAATTCTCTTTCCAAGACAGTTCTAAGAGAGGCCTGAATGGTagtattttcctatatatttgcAAGGATTTTGAGAACTGTGCATTAGCATAGCTAGAGTCAAATCACTAATAAACAATAATCATCAGTAACTGCTCCTCAGTTTGCCAGATGATTTCAGGATCTTAGGGTGTTTCAGAGGATTACAGAGTTTTAGAATTGAAGGAATCTTGAGGACCATCTAAGTACAACCAGTATCTGGCCAAGACTTTTGTCAAGTCTAGCAAATGCCAGCTCGACAGAATCAACGAGGGTTCCCAAAAGGTggcaaggaaaatgacaattagGGGTCAGGAGGGCTGGAGGCACTGATAGCAACCAGAAGCCCTTTATTGAAAGTTACATTTACTtttatggggggtgggggaagcaaGCTGAGAGCTTAGGAAAGCTTTCACATATACAATGAAAGGTAAAGATCAATTAATGATTTataaggtggtacaatggatttgGTTTACTCTATCAAATCTGGACAGAGTATTCTATAGactaataaatcaatatgtcaagATTTAACCACCTAACCCAGATTCCCAGAGAATGCATACATCAGTAGTTTTGTAAGAACATTTAGTTACAgctggagggggtagaaagggagggGGTTTGAGGCTTCAGGGGAGGAGTGAGCTACATGCCTAACTTTAGCTGATCTATGGATTTGGTTTTACTGAGGGTCTATGTCTTCCAGAGCTTTGGTTCATGGAGGTCCTTGGGCTTTGCCCACTACAGACTTTTCTGtacaaaattatttgaaaatattttgaaaggagAAACCCACTAACCTCCTCATGTCTCCTAGTCTACTTTTAGTAACTCTACTCATCAGCAAGTATTTGTTTATATTGAACTGAAACTTGATTGTGTGAGTCCCATATTAGCATCAAGTTCTGTCAAAACCCCAGTGGATTTTCTGATCCACATACTCAGAGAACAAAGGATCCTAGTAAATAGGTGATATAATCACATACCTGAAAATTCAGGTAGATTAATGGAGATTTCAATCCTAAGAGTTCTGAGAGGTGAATCAAAGCTGAGAACTCATATATGGGTTATAAAATAGTATTACACATGACATACTTTATCTGAGCCCCTGACTAAATCCTGCTAGTCTTCTTCCCATAAAAATACACACAATAGTGTACAAATGTTGTAGTAAAGCAACTGAGATCAGCTAACCTTTACCCCTGGTAGCCTTGTggacattttttacatatttgtttctttattaatGTAACTTCAAACTGAGTGAAAGGCTGTAAGAGAGTAGCCCTTATCTTATGTAAGTGGGTACATAGATTTAACcagaagggaagaaatggaaCAGAGGTCAGAGTGAGTTCCAAAAGGAATGATGCTGGTGACCTCTACAGCCTTCATGGGGTCTCCTTGGTCATTTTTACACTAATCAAAATCACTCAGGTTTTATCTACTTTGTTCAGCATAGTACTGGGAGTTCATcagaatgaatcatttaaaagtGCCCTGGGGATGCACATTCTGAAGATGCTAATGAACTTCCTTAATTGGCAACTTTGGAAATGAACCTTGAAGAGGAAAAGGGTCCAGGGAGACAGGGGAACAATGTACCTGGAGACCATCAATTGAGATGGTAGAGATTTCCACTGGCTTTGGGCCACAAACTATATCTGATATCCAAATCAAGAATAAATTGTTTTGGGATGAAGACTATCTTTGGGGATCTTTCCCACTGTTCCAAGTGATGGGAAATGCTGAAGTTGttttagaatcatagactttAGAGTTGATAGGAACATTAgaactcatctagtccaacactctcattttatagatgaataatcTGAGGCCCAGATATTAAGTGAACTAGCCAAGATTATGCAGGGAATACCTAAGagactggaatttgaactcagtttctcaTTTTCTATATCAGCACTCATGTTATATCTGGTTTGGAGTAGTCCCTTCTATATTCCTTACAGTGAATCAATCATCCTTTTTATGCTTTCTCTTTGAGGGAAACTAGGATCTaatcttccatttttatttcattcaatcaCTTCCTACCCATAATATTTTGTCCCTCATAGATCCAAGTAGTCACATGCCATCACCCCCTTATCCATACATACAGCATTGACATTCTTGATGTTGCTCCCAATTCCCTAAGCTCCTTGTTCTCTCAGTGCTCATGCAGTGCCACACCTCAAATTTTAAGCAGTCTCACTATCCTCTTCCCATGCTCCTACTCATATTCTACTAAAGAAAGCCAAAGTCATACTGCTAAGTCAACTAGGTTgactacatatttatattattattccaaCTGGGCCTTCACTGGAGCAAGACAATTCTTTAACTTCTCCTAATTCATTAACCCATTCATCATAGAAgctaaatctcttcttttttccacCTTATGCCTCCCACCATCATCTTTTATACTTTTAGCAGAGAGCATTGCCTCATACTTCAATGAGGAAATATAAGCCATTTTCTGcaaactctctcttctttccttctctatattttATAACTTCTTGATGTCTCTCCTAATCTTTTATCTcttacaatattttttaatgaagataGGGCTAAGGACATTGTGGGTGAATAGGTACCAAGAAGAAACACACAtgcttaaagaaatataaattattcagtTGTTCACAGGGATGTAAATGTGTAGTTTTTCAGTCCTACAGGGGCATGATGGAGGCTATGGTGTACAGTGGAATGTGTACTTAGATCAAGAACTCagatttctgtgtctctgtccttatttctgtttttttattgcTGGGAAATTTCACAGGGACT belongs to Gracilinanus agilis isolate LMUSP501 chromosome 5, AgileGrace, whole genome shotgun sequence and includes:
- the LOC123250213 gene encoding olfactory receptor 6C4-like, which translates into the protein MKNVTTLTDFILLGLTDVPDFQVVLFLFLFLTYVFSVISNLTIITLSIMDAHLQTPIISSFGSFSILEIFSTTVLTPRLLHSIATGVKTISFIGCFIQYFFAIFLGATVFYLLAAISYDRYVAIKKNLHYTTIMNNRVCLLLLLCSWLAGFLIALPAVIMLNLLDFCSSNIINHYYCNTAPILKLSCSETDLVELVDSLFAIVTLMTTLGLVIFSYSNIIQTILRFPSAQQRKKCFSTCSSHMIVISLSHGSCIFIYIKPSTKEDFGFQKVTRHFKDLRESMNLRTRTDSLVKTFKISKLSKPVWNCQEYVSRSLHQQHLFL